TGGTGGTGTGGATAATCTGGAGGGTTGTTAGATGTTACagaggacattgataggatgcagagctgggctgagaagtggcagatggagtttaacccagaaacaTGTGAAATGGTTAACTTTGGTCGGTCACATTTGAAGGTAGAATTCTATGTTAATGGGAGGCTTTGAGTAGTATGGACGAACTGGGAGATGTTGGGGTCTGTGTTCACAGGTCACTCAAAGCTGTTGCACATGTTGAACATGTTGTTAAGAAGGGGGAAGGTGTCTTGGTCTCCCAACCAACAAAGGAATGGGCATGAACCCCTGGTGTGGGGCAGGATTTCCTCTGGGCTGGACCAGTCACAGTCAAGGTAGCTGGGCTGGACCGGGGACACTCCGGCAGGGTGAGAGAGTTGGAAGCCATGTCTCACCTTGGGTAGGGCGCCTGGCCAGATGCGGATGGAGCCATAGTTCAGGAGGGATTGCACTGTAAGCTCAGGCTCGTGGTCCAGCCTGTAGGACACGGCttgcagggctttgtgtagaggtgCATTTCCCCCGTAGTCCATGCGGTTGACATCGGCACCCTTGGCCAGCAGAAGCTCCACCATCCGATGGTTGGCAGTGTGGCATGCCAGGTGGAGTGCGGACTGCTGCTCCTCATCCAAAGCCCCCACGCTGGCTCCCCCCTCTACCAGTTGCCTGCATACCTGGTAATACCTCTCAGCATTCTCCCTGGGGTGGGGCTGCCCACACACGCAGTGCAGCGCATGCTGACCACAGTCATTCATCTGGTTAACCACCGCCCCCGAGCTCAGGTACAGGGCAACGTGCTCCTCCAGCCCGAACCTGGCAGCAATATGCAGTGCACTATCCCCCCTCTCCTCGCTCCGACTGTTGATGTGGCCACCAAAGTCCAGCAGATAACGAGCACATCTGTGAACAGCAGCACATAGACATGGTGAAcggtggagagtgttgtagaacagggagacctcagggtatggggactgacacggtgaaCAGGGGGCAATGTCGTAGAACAGGGGGCAATGTCGTAGAACAGGGAGACCTCAGGGTACGGGGACCGACAcagtgaacggtggggagtgttcttgaacagagagacctcgggataCGGGGACCGACATGGTGAACGGTGAGGAAGTGTGGAGGCACAGAGTGTCCTCGGAGTATGGGACTGACATGGTGAACAgtagggagtgttgtagaacggaGTGACCTCGGGATATGGAACCGATACAGTGAACggtgggaatgtggtggaacagagAGTCCTCGGGGTACAGGGAccgacacagtgaatggtggagagggttgtagaacagagagatctcagGGTAATGGGGACCGACACGGTGAACGGGGGGGACAGTGTGGTGGAACAGACATATCTcggggtgtgcctcagggatctgtattgggcccattgttgttcgttatatacattaatgatctagatgatggggtggagaattggattagtaaatatgcagacgatactaagataggtggaattgtggataatgaagaaggttttcaaggattgcagagggatttgggctgcttagaaaagtgggctgaaaaatggcagatggaatttaatgctgataagtgtgaggtgcttcgttttggtaagaagaatcagaacaggacatacgtggtaaatgggagagcattgaggaatacagaagagcagaaagatttaggagtaacggtacatcgttccctgaaggtagaaactcacgtgaaaagggtggtgaagaagacttttagtatgctggcctttatcaatcattgcatggaatataggagttgggaggtgatgttgagattgtataagatgttggtgcggcttaatttggagttctgtgtgcagttctggtcgcctaattataggaaggatataaacagagtggagagagtgcagagaaggtttaccagaatgttacctgtgtttaagcatctagagtctagggagagattgggcagattaggtctttattctttggagcgtagaaggttgagaggggatttgatagaggtatttaagattatgaaagggatagacagagtggatgtggatagactatttccgttaagaggaggaaagattaaaacaaggggacatgtgttaagagttaaggggcagaggtttagaggtaacatgagggggaacttctttactcagagagtggtagccgtgtggaatgagcttctgggagaaatagtggcggcagagtcaattttattatttaagaaaaagctggacaggtatatggatgagaagaaggtggagggttatggtcattgtgcagggaggtgggactagagaggagtgtttggttcggtgcagactagaagggcctaatggcctgtttccgtgctgtaattgttatatatgttatctttttctttggcttgacttcgcagacgaagatttatggagggggtaaatgtccacgttatATATGTAAGGGGACCTGcatggtgaacggtggggaaTGTTCTcaaacagagagacctcggggtacggggACTGACACGGTGAATGGTGGGGGAGTGTGGCGGTACAGAGTGTCCTTGGGGTACGGGGAATGACACGGTGAAATGTAGGGAGTGTTGAAGAATGGAATGACCTCAGGATATGGAAccgacacggtgaacggtgggaatgtgatggaacagagagacctcgggttATGGGGGCCAACACGGTGAACATTGGgtagtgtggtggaacagagagacctcatgGTATGGGGACCGACACAGTCAACAGTGGGCAGTGTGGTGGTACAGAGACTCCCCAGGGTACAGGGACCGACATGGTAAATGGTGGGGAATGTACTGGGGATAATGGGAGTTCACTGCTCATGCTGGGAGTCTGGTGGGGCGCAGAGGTCAGAGGTGATTATTCAGGGATGAGGGTCAGGATGAAGGTTCAGAGGTGAGGAGTGAAGGTTCAAAGGTGATTGGTCAGGGGTGTAGGTGAGGGGTCAGAGGTGAGAATGATTGGTCAAAGTTGAGAGGGGGTTATTGCTCACCGGAGGGATTTCGGTGAGGTGCAGAGGTGAGGATAAGGAGTGAGGGATGAAGGGTGAAGGGTTGAGAGGTGAGGGGTTCCTGCTCACCTCAGGGACTCTGGTGAGGAGCAGAGGTGCAGTGGGCAGTAGCCATCCTcggaaggggtattggggtttgCCCCGGAATGCAGCAGCTGCCGAACACACTGAGCCTGGCTGTTCTCGCATGCCTCATGCAGAGCAGTCTTGCCTCCAGGGGCCAGGTCAGGCTGGGCGCCACAGGCCAGGAGGTACTCCAGGCACTGATCAAAGCCCCGGCTGGCGCAGATCTGCAGGGGGGTAGTGAACTCCTGGCGGTAGCATAGTGACCAGATCCCTGCAGCAAGAGCAGAACACAGGGGTAAGTGACGGGTCAGGGATGAATTGGCTGCTGAACACACAGCGCTGGCCTGTACGTTGAACAGTGCACCACTGGCATGTACATAGAATAATGCACCACCAGACTGTACATGGAGCAATACACCACCAGTCTGCACACGGAGCAATGCACCACCAGTCTGCACATGGAACAATGACCAGCAGCTTGTACATGGAACACTACACCAATGTCCTGCACATGGAACAATGTACCACCGGTCTGTAAACGGAACAATGCACCACAGTGCTGTAAGCGGAGCAATGCACCACCAGcctgtacatggaacactgcaCCAGCagactgtacatggaacactacTCCAACAGACTGTACATGAAACAATGCTCCACCACCCTGTACATGGAACAATGCACCACTGGCATGTACATGGAATAATGCACCACCAGACTGTACACGGAGCAAAGCATCACCAGTCTGCACATGAAACAATGCACTACCGTCCTGTACATAGAATACTGCACCACAAGTCTGTATATGGCACACTACACCACCGGTCTGTACATGGAACAAATCATCATCGGCCGGTAAATGGAACAATGCACCAACAGCCTGTACACGCAACACTGCAGCACCGGTCTGTACTTGGCACAACCAGCGTGTACATGGAACACTGCACCATCAGTCTGTACATGGAACAATGCACCACTGGTCTGTAAATGGAACAATGCACCACCGGCCTGTAAATGTAGCAATGCACCACCAGcctgtacatggaacactgcaCCTCCAGtctgtacatggaacactgcaCCACCAGcatgtacatggaacacaacaccaCCGGCCTGTACATGGAACACTACACCTCCAGTCTGTACATGGAACTTTGCACCACCAACCTGTTCGTGGAATAATGCACCACCAGcctgtacatggaacactgcaCCCCTagactgtacatggaacactacACCACCAGCATGTACATGGAACACTGCACCACCAGcatgtacatggaacacaacaccaCCGGcctgtacatggaacactgcaCACCAGATTGTACATGGAACACTGCACCTCCAGTCTGTACATGGAACAATGCACCACCAGCTTGTACATGGAACACTGCACCACCAGcatgtacatggaacacaacaccaCCGGcctgtacatggaacactgcacaccagactgtacatggaacactgcaCCTCCAGTCTGTACATGGAACAATGTACCACCAGCATGTACacggaacactgcacaactggactgtacatggaacactgcaCCTCCAGTCTGTACATGGAACAATGTACCACCAGCATGTACacggaacactgcacaactggactgtacatggaacactgcaCCACCAGcctgtacatggaacactgcaCCACCAGcatgtacatggaacacaacaccaCCGGcctgtacatggaacactgcacaccagactgtacatggaacactgcaCCTCCAGTTTGTACATGGAACAATGCACCACCAGcctgtacatggaacactgcaCCACCAacatgtacatggaacacaacaccaCCGGcctgtacatggaacactgcacaccagactgtacatggaacactgcaCCTCCAGTCTGTACATGGAACAATGTACCACCAGCATGTACATGGAACACTGCACCACCAGcatgtacatggaacacaacaccaCCGGcctgtacatggaacactgcacaccagactgtacatggaacactgcaCCTCCAGTCTGTACATGGAACAATGCACCACCAGcctgtacatggaacactgcaCCACCAGcatgtacatggaacacaacaccaCTGGcctgtacatggaacactgcacaccagactgtacatggaacactgcaCCTCCAGCCTGTACATGAAACACTGCACCACCAGCCGGCACATGGAACACTACACCACCGTTCTGTACATGGAACACTACACCTCCAGTCTGTACATGGAAAACTGTACCACTGGCCTGTACATGGAAAACTGCACCACCAGTATGTACACTGTCACTAGACCACTGGTCAGAAATCGGAACACTGCTGCACCGACCTGCACATGGAACATTGCACCACCGGGTTATACACGAAACAATGTACCACTGCCTCTACATGGAACAATGCACCACAATCCTCTACATGGAACAATGCACCACCGGCATGTACATGGAATAATTCACCACCAGCCTGTACATGGAAAACTGCACCACCGGTCTGTACACAGAACACCACCACTGAcctgtacatggaacactgcaCCACCAGACTGTTTGTGGAACACTATACCACATGTACATAGAATAATGCACCACCAGCCTGTACATGGAACACTGTACCACCagcctgtacatggaacacaacaccaCCAGCCTGTACACAGAAGAATGCACCACTCCTTGTACATGGAACATGTACTACCGGCTTGTCCACGAAAGACTACACCACCGGCCTGTACACGGAATGCTGCACAAGCAGCTTGTACAAAGTAACTACTCCAGCAGCCTATACATGGAACACTGCACCTCCAGCCTGTACACAGAATGCTGCACCACTGGCCTGTACACTGAATGTTGCATGGCCAGCCTGTACACAGAACACTGCACCACTGGCCTGTACATGGAACACTGAACCACCAGCCTGTACAATGACAAATGACACTGCACCATCAGCCTGTACACAGTAGCACTGGCCTGTATACGGAACACACCACTGGCCTCGACACGGACACTGCACCACCAGCCTGTACACGGAATGCTGCTCAATCAGCCTTAATGTGTCGTAAACTGTCAATCTGTAGCTGAACCACCCCATCTGACTGTTTTCAAACCACTTTGTCAGACTGTACCCACAAACCTACATTCCCAGAATGTATTCAAAATATTCCATCAGACTGCACATGGATCTGCAGGCAAACACTACAGCGCTAGACTGGACCTGGAGGTCCGCAGCTTCAGGCTGGATGCTGAACTCAACAAAGCTGCAAACTCTACATTGTTAGGCTGCGAGGTTCATCAGGCATCAGATCGTATGTGTACTCTACACTGCACACTGGACACGATCTAACACACAAACTATACTGGCTAAAgacctggtgcaggagggagggcttcaggtttctggatcattgggctcccttccagggaaggtgggacctgttccgacaggacagtttgcatctgaactggaaagggactaatatccttgcgggaagatTTGCTGGTGCTGCTCCGGTGGGTTAAAACTAGATTTGCTGGGGAAGGGGAACCAGAGGGTCAGAgctgatagaggagtggaggagggaaaagatgatgtgaaaatacATGCAGCGTTAGAGTCATTGGTTgaacgtggtggaaatgttctcaggtgcatctatttcaatgcaaggagtgttatcgcaaaggcagacgagctgagagcgtggattggcacgtggaattataaTATTTGTTCATCAATGAAACtttgttgcaggaggggcaggacaagcagctcaatgttccaggctccCGTTATCAGCTACACATGGAGATAGATGAGGTAATggagatcttaaatgtgttttttgcacaagtatttactcaggaaactggcacagctTCTTTAGAAGTGAGGCAAACCaggagtgaggtcatggaactgatacagattaaagaggaggaagtgcttgctgtcttaaagcaaatcagggtggataaatctccatggcttgacaagatattccatcGGACCTTGAGGGGGGctcgtgtagaaattgcaggggctctggcagaaatatttaaaatgtcattagccatgaaaaaaggctccaaaagtaactctggaaattatagggcAGTGAGCCTGACGCCAGTAGTGGGTTAATTATTGGATGATGTTCCAAGAGATCgattatacaagtatttggatagccatggactgattagggttTAGTCAACATGATTTTGAGCCTGAGGTTTGATTTTTTTCGAGGCAGTTAccgggaaagttga
Above is a genomic segment from Narcine bancroftii isolate sNarBan1 chromosome 2, sNarBan1.hap1, whole genome shotgun sequence containing:
- the asb10 gene encoding ankyrin repeat and SOCS box protein 10, whose translation is MPAVIVTAKATGPELWLWQALLQGDVDTVARLMGDPALPHLQPDLLFDTSDVEQWKDYRFNLRALRIWSLCYRQEFTTPLQICASRGFDQCLEYLLACGAQPDLAPGGKTALHEACENSQAQCVRQLLHSGANPNTPSEDGYCPLHLCSSPESLRCARYLLDFGGHINSRSEERGDSALHIAARFGLEEHVALYLSSGAVVNQMNDCGQHALHCVCGQPHPRENAERYYQVCRQLVEGGASVGALDEEQQSALHLACHTANHRMVELLLAKGADVNRMDYGGNAPLHKALQAVSYRLDHEPELTVQSLLNYGSIRIWPGALPKVLRYCSKSPRTIEVLFNVYDRLRVTEDWMQAVPQEVMQEHCHFYASLWAVYWSPRSLQHLARCVIRAHVRSPCQKCVHALPLPTALRNFLLLQFQDWLC